GCGCCTATGCCGCCCAGGTGATCAGGATGGAGGCTGAGGCGGTAGCGGCCATGGCCGAGCACCTCGACGACAATTTCAGCCGGGCGGTGGAGGCCATTCTGGACTGCCGCGGCCGCGTCATCGTCTCCGGCATGGGAAAATCCGGCCTGGTCGGCAAGAAGATCGCCGCGACCTTCAACTCCACCGGCATCGCCTCCATCTTCCTCCACCCGGCCGAGGCCATGCACGGCGACCTCGGGCTCATGCAGGCGGACGATCTGCTGATGATCATCTCCAAGTCGGGGATGGTCGGCGAGTCGGAGCTGGTGCTGTCGGTCGCCAAGCGCAAGGGACTGCCGATCATCTACCTGGCCGGCACGCTCGATTCGGAGATGGCCCGACGCGCCGATATCGTACTCGACTGCAGCGTGGACAAAGAGGCCTGCCCCAACAACCTCGTGCCCACTTCCTCGTCGACCGCGGCGCTGGTGATGGGGGACGCGCTCGCGGTGGCGCTCCTGAAAGCCCGCCACTTCACGGCCGAGGATTTCGCCGCCCTCCATCCGGGCGGGTTTATCGGCCTGCGCCTGCTCAAACGAGTGAGCGAACTGCATCACACCGGCGCCGAGCTCCCCCTGGTCGGGCCGGAGGCGACGATGAAGGAGATGATCCTCGAGATGACCGGCAAGCGGCTCGGGTGCGTGCTCATGACCGACGAAACGGGACAGGTGGCGGGGATATTTACCGACGGCGACCTGCGGCGGCTGGCAGAACAGGGGAGCAATCTCTACGAGGTGACGGCCCGTTCGGCGATGATCAAGAATCCCAAGCGGATTGCGGCCGACGCGCTCATCGATGCCGCGCTCGCCCTCATGGAGCGCTATGCGATCACCCAGTTGCCGACGGTGGACGCCGACGGGAAGCTGGCGGGCGTGATCCATCTCCACGACATTCTCAAGTCCAAGCTCATCTGAGTCATGCGGCTGTCCCAACGGATACGGCGCGGGGCGGTGCACCGCCTGGCCACCGCCGCTCTGGCGGTGCTCAACCGCATTCCGCGCCGGGCCGCCCTGGCGATCGGGGCCTGGTTCGGTCTGGCCGCCTGGGGCCTTCTCCCGCGGCACCGCCACCGCAGTATCGCCACCCTCAATCTCGTGTACGGCGACCGCCTAAGCCGGAAAGAAGCGGCCGCGATCGCCCGGAGATTCTTCGTAAATAGCGGCAAGAACCTGGCGGACTTTGTGCGATTCCGCGATCATTTTCGGGAGGAGATCGCCCCCCGCGTCACGATCGAAGGCCTGGAGCACTACCTTGGCGCGTTCGCCGGAGGGGGCGGGGTGTTCGGCGTGACCGGCCACATCGGTCATTTCGAGATCCTCGCGGCGCGTCTGGCCATGGAACCCCACCCGGTCGCCGTGATCGCGCGCGAGCTGTACGATCCCCGCCTGAACCGGTTGCTGGTGCAGGCCCGCGAGTCGGTCGGCCTGAAGAATGTCCTCACCACCGATTCCCCCCGCGTGCTGCTCGAGTGGCTCAAGCGAAACGGGGCGGTGGGCGCGCTGATCGACACCGACTCGTTCCGTGTCCGCAGCGAATTTATCGATTGGTTTGGCCGTCCGGCCCGGACCCCGATCGGGCAGGCGCTGCTGGGTCTGCGCGCCGGGTCGGCTTTTGTCCCGATGGCCTGTCTCCGGCGTCCCGACGACGGATATCATATCATTATAAAACAACAGGTTAGAGTCGAAGAGAC
This genomic stretch from Candidatus Zixiibacteriota bacterium harbors:
- a CDS encoding KpsF/GutQ family sugar-phosphate isomerase, whose protein sequence is MTNDLRAYAAQVIRMEAEAVAAMAEHLDDNFSRAVEAILDCRGRVIVSGMGKSGLVGKKIAATFNSTGIASIFLHPAEAMHGDLGLMQADDLLMIISKSGMVGESELVLSVAKRKGLPIIYLAGTLDSEMARRADIVLDCSVDKEACPNNLVPTSSSTAALVMGDALAVALLKARHFTAEDFAALHPGGFIGLRLLKRVSELHHTGAELPLVGPEATMKEMILEMTGKRLGCVLMTDETGQVAGIFTDGDLRRLAEQGSNLYEVTARSAMIKNPKRIAADALIDAALALMERYAITQLPTVDADGKLAGVIHLHDILKSKLI